Proteins encoded together in one Deinococcus hopiensis KR-140 window:
- a CDS encoding sodium:solute symporter family transporter → MTFLLRAITLGTIFWASRHHTSVGDSCVAGGRISAAQNGIAIAGNHVSAASFLGITDLIALNGYGSFMSSVGRFTAYLTELFVVAEPLRKLGKSTLADMLVYRLRDPGYGLARRSAPSW, encoded by the coding sequence ATGACCTTTCTCCTCCGGGCGATCACCCTGGGCACCATCTTCTGGGCCAGCCGGCACCACACCTCGGTCGGCGACTCCTGCGTGGCAGGGGGGCGAATCAGCGCCGCGCAAAACGGTATCGCCATCGCCGGGAACCACGTGAGCGCGGCGTCCTTTCTGGGCATTACGGACCTCATCGCCCTGAACGGCTACGGCAGCTTCATGTCCTCGGTCGGCCGGTTCACCGCGTACCTCACGGAGCTGTTCGTCGTGGCCGAGCCGCTGCGTAAGCTCGGCAAGTCCACCCTGGCCGACATGCTCGTCTACCGCCTGCGCGACCCCGGGTACGGACTTGCTCGGCGGTCAGCCCCATCGTGGTAA
- the rsgA gene encoding ribosome small subunit-dependent GTPase A, translating into MAFPAATRPVSPQESTVKGAVGHPLQDLGWTDFFAQAAAPFMAAFSPEAGTELEVGRIVGAQRAAYQVWTAQGPEEALLAGTLRQHAAEPLSQPVIGDWLVVQRLPAGQPLRIVHVLPRRTTFARAVNGGLTEQIIAANVDLVFIVTTPDEDFDLLRLGRYVAAVRQSGVRPVVLLNKTDLVRDTAPFVEQIRALASGLPVHEIAAAEERGLGALRAYFQPGVTAALIGSSGVGKSTLTNRLLGREAALTGSVRQSDQQGRHTTTARTLYALPEGGLLIDNPGLRDIAVWDMAGQPAGFEMIEEVAADCRYRKCTHTTEPGCAVKRAVQQGKITAETLTAYQQSRGLPLRRPKKR; encoded by the coding sequence GTGGCCTTTCCAGCAGCAACTCGCCCGGTGTCCCCGCAGGAGTCGACGGTGAAGGGGGCCGTGGGTCATCCTCTTCAGGACCTGGGGTGGACCGACTTTTTCGCACAGGCCGCTGCCCCATTTATGGCCGCTTTCTCGCCGGAAGCTGGGACGGAGCTGGAGGTAGGCCGCATCGTGGGTGCCCAGCGGGCGGCGTATCAGGTCTGGACGGCCCAGGGGCCCGAGGAAGCGCTCCTGGCCGGCACGCTGCGGCAACACGCGGCAGAGCCGCTCTCACAGCCCGTGATTGGAGACTGGCTCGTCGTTCAGCGGCTCCCGGCGGGGCAGCCCCTGCGGATCGTCCACGTTCTGCCCCGCCGGACCACCTTCGCGCGGGCAGTGAACGGCGGTCTGACGGAGCAGATCATCGCGGCCAACGTCGACTTGGTCTTTATCGTCACCACGCCGGATGAGGACTTCGATCTGCTGCGGTTGGGGCGGTACGTGGCAGCTGTGAGGCAGAGCGGGGTGCGGCCCGTGGTCCTGCTGAACAAAACGGACCTGGTGCGGGATACGGCCCCGTTTGTGGAGCAGATCAGGGCCTTGGCGTCTGGGCTGCCCGTTCATGAGATCGCCGCTGCCGAGGAGCGTGGGCTCGGAGCGCTGCGTGCCTACTTCCAGCCGGGGGTCACGGCCGCCCTGATCGGCTCGTCCGGGGTGGGCAAGTCAACGCTCACCAACAGGCTCCTGGGGCGGGAGGCGGCCCTCACAGGTTCGGTGCGTCAGAGCGATCAACAGGGCCGCCACACCACCACGGCCCGTACGCTCTATGCCCTCCCGGAGGGCGGTCTGCTGATCGACAATCCCGGATTACGTGACATCGCCGTCTGGGACATGGCGGGGCAGCCCGCCGGGTTCGAGATGATCGAGGAGGTGGCCGCCGACTGCCGCTACCGCAAATGCACCCACACCACCGAGCCCGGTTGCGCTGTCAAGCGCGCTGTTCAGCAGGGCAAAATCACCGCTGAAACGTTAACCGCTTATCAGCAGTCGCGCGGCCTTCCGCTACGTCGACCGAAGAAACGTTAG
- the acs gene encoding acetate--CoA ligase, translating into MSDLTVSDQIDNVLHETRVIAPPEAFAAQARVSRERYDELYRRSLGDPDGFWADVAGELDWTTPWRQVLDWQPPHARWFVGAETNIAHNALDRNVARGLGDKRAIVWEGEDGEVRTFTYSQLLAEVKKAANALTALGVQAGDRVTLYMPLVPEAAIAMLACARVGAVHSVVFGGFSVSALADRLNDAQSKVLITADAGQRRGGLVNLKANADEAAKNAPTLEKMLVVCRANCDAPMQPGRDVWWRDALAAADAEHEAAALDSEHPLFILYTSGSTGKPKGVLHTTGGYMVGTYLTTQTVFDLRDDDVYWCTADVGWVTGHSYSVYGPLLNGATVVMYEGAPNHPDWGRFWDVIQKHRVTILYTAPTAIRSFMRQGDDLPGRYDLSSLRLLGSVGEPINPEAWMWYARVIGGNRCPVVDTWWQTETGAIMLTTLPGAHPSKPGSAGLPMFGVEPAIMTHAGTELGPDEGGLLVIKRPWPSMFRTVYGDDERYRRSYWEEIPGVYFAGDGARRDADGYVTVIGRVDDVLNVSGHRLGTMEIESALVAHPSVAEAAVVGRPDEVKGESVVAFVLPQVGYEVDPVALRAHVSREIGALARPDAILIADALPKTRSGKIMRRFLRQLAAGKEIQGDTSTLEDPGVLERLAATPFV; encoded by the coding sequence ATGTCTGACCTCACCGTCTCAGACCAGATTGACAATGTGCTGCACGAAACGCGCGTGATCGCGCCGCCCGAGGCATTCGCTGCCCAGGCCCGCGTCTCGCGCGAGCGGTACGACGAACTCTACCGCCGCAGCCTGGGTGATCCCGACGGCTTCTGGGCCGATGTGGCCGGTGAACTGGACTGGACGACCCCCTGGCGGCAGGTCCTCGACTGGCAGCCGCCCCACGCCCGCTGGTTTGTCGGTGCAGAGACGAACATCGCCCATAACGCGCTGGACCGCAACGTGGCCCGGGGACTGGGTGACAAACGCGCCATCGTCTGGGAGGGCGAGGACGGTGAGGTGCGGACCTTCACCTATTCGCAGCTGCTCGCTGAGGTCAAAAAGGCGGCGAACGCCCTTACCGCTCTGGGGGTGCAGGCCGGAGACCGCGTGACGCTGTACATGCCCCTCGTGCCCGAGGCGGCCATCGCCATGCTCGCCTGCGCGCGCGTTGGAGCCGTTCATAGCGTGGTGTTCGGGGGCTTTTCCGTGAGCGCCCTGGCGGACCGCCTCAACGATGCCCAGAGCAAGGTGCTGATCACCGCTGACGCGGGGCAGCGCCGGGGCGGGCTGGTGAACCTCAAGGCGAACGCCGACGAAGCCGCGAAAAACGCGCCTACCCTGGAGAAGATGCTGGTGGTGTGCCGCGCGAACTGTGACGCCCCCATGCAGCCGGGCCGCGACGTGTGGTGGCGCGACGCGCTCGCCGCTGCCGACGCGGAACACGAGGCCGCCGCGCTGGACAGCGAGCATCCCCTCTTTATCCTCTACACCTCGGGCAGCACGGGCAAACCCAAGGGGGTGCTGCACACGACGGGCGGTTACATGGTGGGCACGTACCTCACCACCCAGACGGTCTTTGACCTGCGTGACGACGACGTGTACTGGTGTACCGCCGACGTGGGCTGGGTAACGGGGCACTCGTACAGCGTGTACGGCCCGCTGCTCAACGGCGCGACGGTGGTCATGTACGAGGGCGCGCCCAACCACCCCGACTGGGGCCGCTTCTGGGACGTCATCCAGAAGCACCGGGTGACCATTCTGTACACGGCACCCACCGCCATCCGCTCGTTCATGCGCCAGGGTGACGATCTGCCGGGGCGTTACGACCTCAGCAGCCTGCGCCTGCTGGGCTCGGTGGGCGAGCCGATCAACCCGGAGGCGTGGATGTGGTACGCCCGCGTAATCGGTGGGAACCGCTGCCCGGTGGTTGACACCTGGTGGCAGACCGAGACGGGCGCGATCATGCTCACCACCCTGCCCGGCGCGCATCCCAGCAAACCTGGAAGCGCGGGGCTGCCCATGTTCGGCGTCGAGCCCGCCATCATGACCCATGCGGGCACAGAACTCGGACCCGACGAGGGCGGCCTGCTGGTCATCAAACGTCCCTGGCCGTCCATGTTCCGCACCGTCTACGGCGACGACGAGCGCTACCGCAGAAGCTACTGGGAAGAGATTCCGGGCGTGTACTTCGCGGGCGACGGGGCGAGGCGCGACGCGGACGGCTACGTCACCGTGATAGGCCGGGTGGACGATGTCCTCAACGTCTCCGGCCACCGCCTGGGCACCATGGAGATCGAGTCGGCCCTGGTGGCTCACCCCTCGGTCGCCGAGGCCGCCGTCGTGGGTCGCCCCGACGAGGTCAAGGGCGAGAGCGTGGTCGCGTTCGTCCTGCCCCAGGTCGGGTACGAGGTGGACCCGGTGGCCCTGCGCGCGCACGTCAGCCGTGAAATCGGTGCCCTGGCCCGCCCCGACGCCATCTTGATTGCCGACGCCCTGCCCAAGACCCGCAGTGGCAAGATCATGCGCCGGTTCCTGCGGCAGCTCGCCGCGGGCAAGGAGATCCAGGGCGACACGAGTACGTTGGAGGACCCCGGTGTGCTGGAGCGGTTGGCCGCCACACCCTTCGTTTAA
- a CDS encoding manganese catalase family protein yields MFYYDGKLQYPVRVETPDPRFARMLQQAIGGVEGEIRVCLQYLFQSFGARGPAKYKDMLLATGTEEIAHIEMLATAVALNLEGAGSAAQEAAAKANPMVEAVMGGMDPRQFLSAGMAALASDANGVPFDGSHIYASGNLAADMYANATAEATGRVLACRLFELTDDPGMKDMLRFLIARDTMHQQQWLAVIEELGGHQGVLPIPNSFPLEEEVRDVSYVYFAPGIEGTTPPQGRFTEGPSLDGLGQFELRPAQPFGQKPVLAPPLPMAYAETQQMLGTAGGLTDDGLPTSETQG; encoded by the coding sequence ATGTTTTATTACGACGGCAAGTTGCAGTATCCGGTCCGCGTCGAAACGCCCGATCCCCGCTTTGCGCGCATGCTTCAGCAGGCCATCGGGGGCGTGGAGGGCGAGATTCGCGTCTGCCTGCAGTACCTGTTTCAGTCGTTCGGCGCGCGCGGCCCAGCCAAGTACAAGGACATGCTGCTCGCGACGGGCACCGAGGAAATCGCTCACATCGAGATGCTCGCCACCGCCGTCGCCCTGAACCTCGAGGGCGCGGGCAGCGCCGCGCAGGAAGCCGCCGCCAAGGCCAACCCCATGGTCGAGGCCGTCATGGGCGGCATGGACCCACGGCAGTTCCTGTCGGCAGGCATGGCGGCCCTGGCCTCGGACGCCAACGGCGTGCCTTTCGACGGCTCGCACATCTACGCCAGCGGCAACCTCGCGGCCGATATGTACGCCAACGCCACAGCCGAGGCCACCGGGCGCGTCCTGGCCTGCCGCCTCTTTGAACTTACCGACGACCCCGGCATGAAGGACATGTTGCGTTTCCTGATCGCCCGCGACACCATGCACCAGCAGCAGTGGCTGGCTGTGATCGAGGAACTCGGCGGCCACCAGGGCGTGCTGCCCATTCCCAACTCCTTCCCGCTGGAGGAGGAGGTACGCGACGTGAGTTACGTCTACTTCGCGCCGGGCATCGAGGGCACCACGCCGCCCCAGGGCCGCTTTACCGAGGGCCCCTCGCTGGACGGCCTGGGGCAGTTCGAGTTGCGCCCCGCCCAGCCCTTTGGCCAGAAGCCCGTGCTCGCGCCGCCGCTGCCGATGGCGTACGCGGAGACGCAGCAGATGCTCGGGACGGCCGGCGGCTTGACCGACGACGGGCTGCCGACGTCGGAGACGCAGGGCTAA
- a CDS encoding ATP cone domain-containing protein: MTQPELTVGSPQHHWPFSRGLVVESLVNAGASGPVAAAAARRVEQQLRAARRSPVSPADLQALMVEVAREVAGEEVARAAAAQTPAFFDIFVKAKKGTLPFSRGVLARTLEDTGLSPRDAYGTASEVDVRLRQRGVRELSVGDLDALIEQTLVGRYGEHLRLTYRFLQGNRGKLGVVSASGGAPVPFSKGLLVQSLLAAGVAPDVARKVARVTQRDLRGHEDRVVTRQAVREKVEALLRDEVGPDVSARYRLLRVIRRPPRPLIVLLGGVSGTGKSFLAAEVAYRLGITRVISTDSIREVMRAVVSRELVPGLHASTFNAWEALLPPGDPRPETPSREQLLAGFRDQVAQVSVGVGAVARRSIEEGTSLVLEGVHLVPGYLRAADYAGALIVPMLVTLPNEDEHRRHFQARDQETSANRPLHRYMHYFREIRGMQDELEALAAREDVPLLDGLTLDESADQAVDVVLRRVMAALTPNERLALLGEEDGSGEGQ; encoded by the coding sequence ATGACGCAACCCGAACTCACGGTGGGTAGCCCCCAGCACCACTGGCCCTTCAGCCGGGGGCTGGTGGTGGAGTCGCTGGTCAATGCCGGCGCGAGCGGCCCCGTGGCGGCGGCCGCCGCGCGGCGGGTGGAACAGCAACTTCGGGCCGCGCGCCGCTCGCCCGTGTCTCCGGCAGACCTGCAGGCGCTGATGGTGGAGGTGGCGCGGGAGGTGGCGGGTGAGGAAGTGGCGCGCGCCGCCGCAGCGCAGACGCCCGCCTTTTTCGACATCTTCGTGAAGGCGAAAAAGGGCACGCTGCCCTTCAGCCGGGGCGTGCTGGCGCGGACACTGGAAGACACCGGCCTGTCGCCCAGGGACGCCTACGGCACCGCGAGCGAGGTGGACGTGCGGTTGCGGCAACGCGGTGTGCGCGAGCTGAGTGTGGGAGACCTCGACGCGCTGATCGAGCAGACGCTGGTGGGGCGCTACGGCGAGCACCTGCGCCTAACCTACCGCTTCCTCCAAGGCAACCGCGGCAAGCTGGGGGTGGTCAGCGCGTCGGGCGGCGCGCCGGTGCCCTTTTCCAAAGGGCTGCTGGTGCAGTCGCTACTCGCGGCGGGCGTGGCCCCCGACGTGGCCAGGAAGGTGGCGCGCGTGACCCAGCGTGACCTGCGCGGTCACGAGGACCGGGTGGTGACCCGGCAGGCCGTGCGGGAGAAGGTGGAGGCCTTGCTGCGCGACGAGGTGGGCCCCGACGTGAGCGCGCGCTACCGCCTCCTGCGGGTCATCCGCCGCCCGCCACGGCCCCTCATCGTGCTGCTCGGCGGCGTCTCGGGCACTGGCAAAAGCTTTCTGGCCGCCGAGGTGGCCTACCGCCTGGGCATCACCCGGGTCATCAGCACCGACTCGATCCGGGAGGTCATGCGGGCCGTGGTGTCGCGCGAACTCGTCCCCGGCCTGCACGCGAGCACCTTCAACGCCTGGGAAGCGCTGCTGCCGCCCGGTGATCCCCGGCCCGAGACGCCCTCGCGGGAGCAGCTGCTCGCCGGCTTTCGGGACCAGGTGGCGCAGGTCAGCGTCGGCGTGGGGGCCGTGGCGCGGCGCTCCATTGAGGAGGGCACCAGCCTGGTGCTGGAGGGCGTGCATCTGGTCCCCGGCTACTTGCGTGCCGCCGACTACGCTGGGGCCCTGATCGTGCCCATGCTCGTGACCCTACCCAACGAGGACGAGCACAGGCGGCACTTCCAGGCCCGGGACCAGGAGACATCAGCCAACCGCCCCCTGCACCGCTACATGCACTATTTCCGCGAGATTCGGGGGATGCAGGACGAACTCGAAGCGCTTGCCGCGCGCGAGGACGTGCCCCTGCTCGACGGCCTAACCCTGGACGAGAGCGCCGATCAGGCCGTGGACGTGGTGCTGCGCCGCGTGATGGCGGCCCTGACCCCCAATGAGCGCCTGGCCCTGCTGGGTGAGGAAGACGGCAGCGGGGAGGGGCAGTGA
- a CDS encoding coiled-coil domain-containing protein encodes MKKAILTGLLLLSPTALAGGAGSAPAPVTPKATVVTSAPVQNCMPGEWAKAAIELVTQRGYFIGYPDGTFDWCSAITRQEVAQVLARVIASLPTQQSTFNPAELDTLRQGLQQALTGLEELRAQLAAQQDAINALQTQIAELQAAIANLPAGTAGAAGEAGAAGPAGEAGPAGPAGEAGPAGPAGEAGPQGPAGEAGPAGPQGPAGPAGATGPQGPAGPQGETGAVGPQGPQGEQGPAGRDFVPPAPPFRYGNFVGVSYYSVLQQNVGSMVRVMAGNDALNGGFGVRLTGDFRVSGSTPGNSVSAIATYRASLGRSDGILGAGGGYNFAIQSTFSELLVGVDYRFTDRFAVFGEARQHYYFNGTGASISSIAAGIKFRF; translated from the coding sequence ATGAAGAAAGCCATTCTGACCGGCCTGCTGCTGCTGAGCCCCACCGCCCTTGCGGGTGGAGCGGGTTCTGCTCCTGCTCCCGTGACACCCAAGGCCACCGTCGTTACGAGCGCCCCCGTGCAGAACTGCATGCCCGGCGAGTGGGCCAAGGCGGCCATCGAACTCGTAACCCAGCGCGGTTACTTTATCGGCTACCCCGACGGCACCTTCGACTGGTGCAGCGCGATTACCCGCCAGGAAGTCGCGCAGGTGCTCGCCCGCGTCATCGCCAGCCTGCCCACCCAGCAGAGCACCTTCAACCCGGCCGAACTCGACACGCTGCGCCAGGGTCTGCAGCAGGCCCTGACCGGTCTGGAAGAGCTGCGCGCCCAGCTCGCTGCCCAGCAAGACGCCATCAACGCCCTGCAGACGCAGATTGCCGAGTTGCAGGCCGCGATCGCGAACCTGCCCGCTGGCACGGCCGGTGCTGCGGGTGAAGCCGGCGCGGCGGGTCCTGCCGGCGAAGCCGGTCCTGCCGGTCCGGCGGGCGAGGCGGGTCCTGCCGGTCCGGCGGGCGAGGCGGGTCCCCAGGGTCCTGCCGGTGAAGCTGGGCCTGCCGGTCCTCAGGGCCCAGCGGGTCCTGCTGGTGCGACTGGGCCCCAGGGTCCGGCAGGCCCCCAGGGTGAGACGGGCGCCGTCGGACCCCAAGGACCCCAGGGCGAGCAGGGCCCGGCCGGGCGCGACTTCGTGCCCCCCGCCCCTCCCTTCCGCTACGGCAACTTCGTCGGGGTGTCGTATTACAGCGTCTTGCAGCAGAACGTGGGCTCGATGGTCCGCGTCATGGCCGGTAACGACGCCCTGAATGGTGGCTTCGGTGTGCGCCTGACCGGCGACTTCCGCGTCTCCGGCTCCACCCCCGGCAACAGCGTGAGCGCCATCGCCACCTACCGCGCCAGCCTGGGCCGCTCCGACGGCATCCTGGGTGCAGGCGGCGGGTATAACTTCGCTATCCAGAGCACCTTCAGCGAGCTGCTTGTGGGCGTGGACTACCGCTTTACCGACCGCTTCGCCGTCTTCGGCGAGGCCCGTCAGCACTACTACTTCAACGGCACTGGGGCGAGCATCAGTTCCATCGCTGCCGGAATCAAATTCCGCTTCTAA
- the moaA gene encoding GTP 3',8-cyclase MoaA, which translates to MLRDRLNRPLRDLRLSVTDRCNLRCTYCMPAEVFGPDHAFLPRGELLSFEELERLARLFVDLGVRKLRLTGGEPLLRRDLPDLVARLARLPGAEDIAMTTNGLLLPRLAADLKAAGLKRVTVSLDSLDPQVFGQMNGLNVHPDRVLDGIDAALRAGLGVKVNTVVQRGVNDAGLRALWLTLRERATVRFIEFMDVGNHNGWNLDAVVPSREVLARLAGDGREEGNRAEFQAAAPTHRGEVAARYTDGAGHEVGLISSVTAPFCGDCTRARLSAVGVLYTCLFAATGTDLRAPLRAEATDEELRRLVADVWQGRRDRYSEERGEVTGRQKVEMSHIGG; encoded by the coding sequence GTGCTGCGTGACCGGCTGAACCGTCCCCTGCGAGACCTGCGGCTGAGCGTGACGGACCGCTGCAACCTGCGCTGCACCTACTGCATGCCCGCCGAGGTCTTCGGCCCTGATCACGCCTTCTTGCCCCGCGGCGAGCTGCTGAGTTTCGAGGAACTCGAACGCCTCGCCCGCCTCTTTGTGGACCTGGGCGTCCGCAAACTCCGCCTCACCGGCGGCGAGCCGCTGCTGCGCCGGGACCTGCCCGACCTGGTCGCCCGCCTCGCCCGCCTCCCCGGTGCCGAGGACATCGCCATGACCACCAACGGGCTGCTGCTGCCCCGCCTCGCCGCCGATCTGAAGGCCGCAGGCCTAAAGCGGGTCACCGTCAGCCTCGACAGCCTGGACCCGCAGGTGTTCGGCCAGATGAACGGTCTGAACGTTCACCCGGACCGGGTGTTGGACGGCATCGACGCCGCCCTGCGTGCCGGCCTCGGGGTCAAGGTCAACACGGTGGTGCAGCGCGGCGTGAACGACGCGGGGCTGCGCGCCCTCTGGCTGACGCTGCGCGAGCGGGCCACCGTGCGCTTTATCGAGTTCATGGACGTGGGCAACCACAACGGCTGGAATCTGGACGCGGTCGTGCCCTCGCGGGAGGTGCTGGCCCGGCTGGCAGGGGATGGGCGGGAGGAGGGCAACAGGGCGGAATTTCAGGCAGCGGCTCCAACACACCGGGGTGAGGTGGCAGCGCGGTACACGGACGGGGCGGGGCACGAGGTGGGGCTGATCAGCAGCGTGACCGCACCGTTTTGCGGCGACTGCACCCGGGCACGCCTGTCGGCAGTGGGGGTGCTCTACACCTGCCTGTTTGCGGCAACGGGGACCGATCTGCGCGCACCGCTGCGCGCCGAGGCGACGGACGAGGAACTGCGGCGGCTCGTGGCGGACGTCTGGCAGGGCCGGCGAGACCGTTACAGCGAGGAGCGCGGTGAGGTGACGGGACGGCAGAAGGTGGAAATGTCACATATTGGAGGGTGA
- a CDS encoding GntR family transcriptional regulator — translation MAKYPLIKTTLKDRLLGGHYQEGLPLPSEPQLAREFEVSRMTARRAIDELEREGYVYRVQGAGTFPTGKRFRQGMFRVRPFKEWARHPDHRTQVLRAMQIDATPEIAHVLQLQPGDPVMFVHRLRTAGDEALVIEKRYISAAVAPSLLDHNLSAESVHEVMVALGVPLTRVEQNLEAVNLRQEEADLLRVPLGTASFLLRRTTYSGAKRVSYVNYWVRGDRYAFQDSFEP, via the coding sequence ATGGCGAAATACCCGCTCATCAAGACGACGCTGAAAGACCGCCTGCTGGGCGGCCACTACCAAGAAGGCCTGCCGTTGCCCAGCGAACCCCAACTCGCGCGTGAATTCGAGGTCTCGCGCATGACTGCCCGCCGCGCCATCGACGAACTGGAGCGCGAGGGCTACGTGTACCGCGTGCAGGGGGCCGGGACCTTTCCCACCGGCAAACGCTTTCGGCAGGGCATGTTCCGCGTCCGGCCCTTCAAGGAGTGGGCGCGGCACCCCGATCACCGCACCCAGGTGCTGCGCGCCATGCAGATCGACGCCACGCCGGAGATCGCCCACGTGCTGCAACTTCAGCCCGGAGACCCGGTGATGTTCGTTCACCGCCTGCGCACAGCGGGCGACGAGGCCCTCGTGATCGAGAAGCGCTACATCAGCGCGGCGGTGGCCCCCAGCCTGCTGGACCACAACCTCAGCGCCGAGAGCGTCCATGAGGTCATGGTGGCGCTGGGCGTGCCCCTTACGCGCGTGGAGCAGAACTTGGAGGCCGTTAACCTGCGCCAGGAGGAGGCGGACCTGCTGCGCGTTCCCCTGGGCACGGCGTCCTTCCTGTTGCGCCGCACCACCTACAGCGGGGCGAAACGGGTGTCTTACGTGAACTATTGGGTACGCGGCGACCGCTATGCTTTTCAGGACAGTTTCGAGCCTTAA
- a CDS encoding TetR/AcrR family transcriptional regulator, producing the protein MDASSLRERQKERRRARIYSVALDLFKRGGFQATTATDIARASNVSRGTFFNYYPYKEAVLLDYGSEVMERLRDKAEARLQEGAAPLTVLYEVWHELAEENGRERDLFPPLAYEVMNPNPERARTAYQALPLSKVIELILRPLHQAGQIRTDLSLQRISNLIADTYLMVALRWSAYGTDRTLQEETRLALDLLLEGALKREGGSGAS; encoded by the coding sequence ATGGATGCGTCGTCGCTGAGAGAACGCCAGAAGGAACGCCGCCGCGCGCGGATCTACTCCGTGGCGCTCGACCTGTTTAAGCGGGGGGGGTTTCAGGCGACGACGGCCACCGACATTGCCCGGGCCAGCAACGTCTCGCGCGGAACGTTTTTCAATTACTACCCCTACAAGGAAGCGGTGCTGCTCGACTACGGCAGCGAGGTGATGGAGCGCCTGCGCGACAAGGCCGAGGCCCGCCTGCAGGAAGGCGCAGCGCCTCTGACCGTGCTGTACGAAGTCTGGCACGAGCTGGCTGAGGAAAACGGCCGCGAGCGGGACCTCTTTCCGCCGCTGGCCTATGAGGTGATGAACCCCAACCCCGAGCGCGCCCGCACCGCGTACCAGGCGCTGCCGCTGAGTAAGGTGATCGAGCTGATCCTGCGGCCCCTACACCAGGCCGGGCAGATTCGCACGGACCTCAGCCTGCAGCGCATCAGCAACCTGATCGCCGACACCTACTTGATGGTGGCGCTGCGCTGGAGCGCCTACGGCACGGACCGCACCCTGCAGGAGGAAACGCGCCTGGCGCTGGACCTGCTGCTTGAGGGGGCGCTGAAGCGTGAGGGCGGTTCGGGCGCGAGCTGA